From the genome of Procambarus clarkii isolate CNS0578487 chromosome 81, FALCON_Pclarkii_2.0, whole genome shotgun sequence:
CAATTATAATACTAATCTTATTATTGTTATCGCTAAGGTAATTTAATGATGACCactatcacaacacacactatagtcGTTACTTAGTGCTGAACATATTGGGCTGATCCAAGAACAACCAATATGTTCCCGTGGTGGATGTCTTGACCGCCGATAATATGTCTTGACCGCCGATAACATTTCTTGACCGCCATGACAAAAAAAAACCTTTGGCACCGCAATGTGTTTAAGAAACTGTACTTCTTGATATTAATTCTAGACATTAAAACAATTCggaagaattttttttatatattttcaaataaATGTAAACTTTTTACATGTATCTGTCCAGGAAAATAGATCTTTTGAAGTTATTTTTCTCCGGGAGAAGTGAACTCCTGAAGGAAAGAGTAAGTCGCCTTTATGAGCTCACGAGGCAAAAACTGCGTCTTAAAATTATCTTGATATCGTCATGAAAGAAATGGCCTCCCTCGATAACAACTTTCATcaaggacacacacacgtgtcttCTGCTGCCTGGGTGAAAATGGCCTctaacatgttgttgttgttgttgttatagattcgctacctggaacaaaaagttccaaatagcacgggctatggtgatcccgtatggCCTCTAGCAGCCAGTGTCACGTGAAGCGAAGAGCTCGATAGTCGTGTTTATCAACGACatacctgattgatggggttctgggagttctactccccaagcccggcccgaggccaggcttgacttgtgagagtttggtccaccaggctgttgcttggagcggcccgcaggcccacatatacctgcttgatggggttctatgagttcttctactcccccaagcccggcttgatggggttttgggagttcttctactccctaagcccggcccgaggccaggcttgacttgtgagagtttggtccaccaggctgttgcttggagcggtctgcTAGTAATCATTATTGTGTGTCTGCTGGGAAAATATGCGTCACGCACAAGACTGTGTGACAAGTAACTTGTTAGAGTAATGACTTCCGATATGCCTGCTTTTCTCGTCAACGAGGCGTAGGGACCCCTGCTGTAAACCCACACGGAAAAGAGGTTATGATAATCGAGTATTAGTTTCTTGGGTAAGATTTAAACAGCGTTCAGCACCTTAAGTTGGCTTTAGAAATATGAAACTTGAGTCAGGTTATACTTGTGAGgatggaaccggtcggccgagaggacagcacgctggatttgtgatcctgtggtcctgggttcgatcccaggcgccggcgagaaacaatgggcagagtttctttcaccctatgcccctgttacctagcagtaaaataggtacctgggtgttagtcagctgtcacgggctgcttcctgggggtggaggcctggtcgaggaccgggccgcggggacactaaagccccgaaatcatctcaagataacctcaagaagaagacggAACCAGGCAAGAGAGTCTCGTTATAAGGCTCAGAAACGTCTTAAAGAATTTCACTTAACAAATCTTGCGGTTAACAGGAGGAAAGTAGACGTCGAGGCTACAGCCCACAAGCCTGAGGAATATAAAGTCAATCCTCTGACGTATCACGAGGGCCAACACTGTGCGTGCGCAAGGCAGCATGCATAACATGCTCCTACTACCTACAACCTCACAAACGACATCAACAAAGACCAATCTAACAACTGATAaacaatgcccccccccccctccccaatagTTTGCATCAAACACTGAATGTGAAGCTgaatgtattcacttagttgtgcttacgggggttgagctctgctctttcggcccgcctctcaactgtcaatcaactgtttctactactacattGGCTAGTCTTTGGTTTATCCTTCAATgcatcaatattttcattactgatatacctccctccctcactctctccctctctttgtctcttctctccctccctctctccgtctcttctctccctctctgtctcttctctccctctctttctctccaacAGACCTGAGAGCCTCCAGGGCCGTATTCCTGCCTGTTGCTTGCCTCATTTACATTTTATGTGGAAAAAGAGAACCCGGGTGTTGACTGAGGTCTGGtggcagcccccacacacacacggaacaACTCCTGCATCTCTATATTAATGTTCAAACTTCTTAACAAATTCCAGAACAAATCTGTTTTCTATCTCAGTTCCTCAGGTATTATGATAACAGATTCTTGGCCCTGACCTGCAAATGTCTTTTCCTAAATTGATATAAAATTTAAAACACGAAGACATTCAAGATGCAGCAGCttccatatatatgtatataaagacATATTTAGCAATAGTTGAACGTACGAGCATGATATTCCAAGACACAATTTGATATTTTTCATCTTAATTCCGCCTCTTCAGGATTTCTCCACTTTCTGATGAGTGGTTTgaccttcagccacgttattgtgactcatcgtctgcatcaaTGCAAAACATTACGAACTGGAGTGATCCCTAAAAATATGCCAGAGGCGCATGGTtgcagaacatcctccctgggtcCCTAAAAATATGCCAGAGGCGCATGGTtgcagaacatcctccctgggtcCCTAAAAATATGCCAGAGGCGCATGGTTGTAGAACATCCTCCCTGTATCCCTAAAAATATGCCAGAGGCGCATGGTTGCAGAACATCCTCCCTGTATCCCTAAAAATATGCCAGAGGCGCATGGTTGCAGGAGCCCAGTCTCGGACTTGAGAGAAGGAAACAAATCTAGCATAAATATTGGTCGGTGTGGAGTCTAAATGGCGCAGTGAGACCAGTCAAAATGATTCAGTCTGCAACTTGCaccacggagagagagagagagagagagagagagagagagagagagagagagagagagagaataagaggcTGAGAATAAAATTCACTACGTGCCCTTTCGCTCACCAATTACCTTAATGGAGCACTTCGACTACTActcattttgccgattttccgagCGATAAGGAGTCATGCCAACGGTGGTCTAATCACCGGTTCGAAGACCGCCTGGTGATTGGTGAGGGAGTGCCTGGCTGCTGTGGTTGTAGAAGTGATTGGTGAGAGTGTGGGGGATTGGGTGTTATTGTAGGGGTTGGGTGATTGGTGTGGGTCTTGGAGTGGATGACTGGTGAGCAATGCGAATGTGGAAGATGAGTTTGAGTGCACCACGGGTCATTATAGTAGATGAGTGTGTGATGAATAACGAGTGTTAAAATTGGTAAGCTAGTAGGCCAGGATAACTGGGAGAGGGCGGACGCTCCATGTTGCTATCTATGTGATAGCATGTTTTGTGAGAACAGGTTGACTGTGGGTGaaagaatgagtgtgtgtgtgtagaagcatgaatgttgaccaaaccacacactaggtgactagaaggtgaagggacgacgacgacgtttcggtccgtcctggaccattctcaagtcaattgtgcacATTCTCGGAAGCATGAATGTATGTGTGGGGGTAGAGCATGGGGGCCCCTGAACCAAGAAACCCTTTTTTATATCCAAAAAAAGTGAATCATTACCAAAGATTGACACAAAAAAGGGGGGTATCAAACACAGAAAGCCACAAAGATGGGTCAAAAAACAGTCGAGATGTCCACGAATGGGGGTAGATGTACCCCACCTCCTCCCTATCCTTACCTATCCATCCCTATCCTTACCCGTCTGTGCAGCGCCTCAGTTGGAACAAACTCAGGATTTccaaccgagagagagagagagagagagagagagagagagagagagagagagagagagagagagagagagagagagagagagagagagagagagagagaggaaaaggttATGTTTCTCCCAGGATTGTCTAGAGCCGCAATAAGCAGGCCCGATAACTAACCCCGTCTGGCATGGTTCGCGCACCAGGTAAATTACCTCCAAATACTTTAAGCTGAAAAAAACTAATAAGTATAAAATAAAGTGATTACAGAGATCAGCGAGCCGACCGGCTGGCGACTCGATCTCTTGGACGCTGGGAACGGATGTCTGGCCtgatgggggggggatggggggaagggggaagcccGATAAACGGATGATAGAATAAGGAAGATGTATGAGAAAATGGAAGACAGATGAAAGGGGGGATACGAGAGAATCACTGATAACTAGAGAGACATATTTGAATTACCTTTTCCCGTCTGATTCCTGTCTGACAACACAGTTAAGCACCTAATGTGAAATGATGATAACATAATAACAGAACGTAACATGAAATATCCTGGTACGATACCCCGAGATGAACACCTAACCGACCCCCAACAAACACCTCAGACCCCCaacccacttccaagctcgcctaacctaaccttccaggttccaacacattcccaatgtactatTCGCTAATATTACCaaagccccccacacacacacacacacacacacacacatacacacacacacacacacacacacacacacacacacacacacacacacacacacatacacacacacacacacacacacacatacacacacacacacacacacacacacacacacacacacacacacacacacacacacacacacacacacaaatgtccaTACCTTATCGTGAAATAATACACAAGGCTTTTCGAATGGCCCATTGACATTACTGCAGGATTTAATTTTATAGTGGAGAAGCAGTAGATATTTCACATTTTAATTGATAAATGCGCGCAGGGAGGAAGTCTCTTTGAAGCGCCGTAAAACATTAACGAGTCGTCGGAACTATCCTTGCAGAATGGTACCAAAAATATCGAtgaaacataatgaaatgaaccagGGGttactgaaggggggggggggatggagaagtgagagaggagagagaggcaaAGGACAGAGAAGGGTGAGagaggagaaagggagagaacagagaggcctgagaagagagagggagagaacagagagagagaggtgagaggacAGTGATGAgaggagagaggacagagaggagaagaggatagagagaagaaaagagagtGGTAAGAGTGAGAAAGAAGTGACAGAAAGGGGCAGAAAGGGGCAGAAAGGGGCAGAAAGGGACAGAAAGGGACAGAAAGGAAAACAAAAAGAGATTCTCTTTCTCTTTCACCCCACTTCCCCTTACTGCCCTCAATATCCTCCGGCCCATTTCATCGTATCTTATCTACATTTTTTAGGCATACAAGACCAAACAGGGAGTGGAAAAGGCAGTAAACACGAAGATAAACTTAGGTGAAAACACGagaagggaggaagaggaggactgGAGGAAAGAGTGGCAACAGCAGAGTCAAAGGGAGAGAGGAAGCAGGCGGTGGAATATAATCCACAAGCAGGCAGCTTAAGAGCCTGCTGGAGCCTGCTGGAGCTTGCTGGAGCCTGCTAAAGCTTGCTGGAGCCTGCTGGAGCTTGCTGGAGCCTGCTGGAGCCTGCTGGAGCCTGCTGGAGCCTGCTGGAGCTTGCTGGAGCCTGCTGGAGCTTGCTGGAGCCTGCTGGAGCCTGCTGGAGCCTGCTGGAGCCTGCTGGAGCCTGCTGGAGCCTGCTGGAGCTTGCTGGAGCCTGCTGGAGCCTGCTGGAGCTTGCTGGAGCCTGCTGGAGCCTGCTGGAGCTTGCTGGAGCTTGCTGGAGCTTGCTGGAGCCTGCTGGAGCCTGCTGGAGCTTGCTGGAGCTTGCTGGAGTCTGCTGGAGCCTGCTGGAGCTTGCTGGAGCCTGCTGGAGCCTGCTGAAGCCTGCTGGAGCTTGCTGGAGCCTGCTGGAGCTTGCTGGAGCCTGCTGGAGCCTGCTGGAGCCTGCTGGAGCTTGCTGGAGCCTGCTGGAGCCTGCTGGAGCTTGCTGGAGCTTGCTGGAGTTTGCTGGAGCCTGCTGGAGCTTGCTGGAGCTTGCTGGAGCCTGCTGAAGCCTGCTGGAGCTTGCTGGAGCCTGCTGGAGCCTGCTGGAGCCTGCTGGAGCCTGCTGGAGCTTGCTGGAGCTTGCTGGAGTCTGCTGGAGCCTGCTGGAGCCTGCTGGAGCCTGCTGGAGCTTGCTGGAGCCTGCTGGAGCCTGCTGGAGCCTGCTGGAGCCTGCTGGAGCCTGCTGGAGCCTGCTGGAGCCTGCTGGAACCTGCTGGAGACTTACCACCTCGGCTCCCGTATGTGGCATTAATGGAGAAAATCTCTGCCCAACTCTTGCGAAGCGTTGTAACCATAAGTTGTCGCCTCTATCATAGTGTAACTCTCACCAAAGTTCTCAACCCTCAGTAATAtacaccacgtgtgtgtgtgtgtgtgtgtgtgtgtgtgtgtgtgtgtgtgtgtgtgtgtgtgtgtgtgtgtgtgtgtgtgattacttaagtgtagttccaGGATGagtggtgtctcgtcttcccagtactctttgtcgtataacgttttgaaactgtgtgtgtgtgtgtgtgtgtgtgtgtgtgtgtgtgtgtgtgtgtgtgtgtgtgtgtgtgtgtgtgtgtgtgtgtgtgtgtgtgtgtgtgtaagccaaCGATCCGTCGCAGTCGCCATATTTTTACGCACAAAGCTCTTGGCTGACATATTAATTGACCCAAGATAGATAGAGCGCCGCCTTGCGCGCATAATTTATACAGCTTTTCTGTCGCATTACTCCGGCGACATTTCTTAAGAGCGCTCCGGTTACTTGTTCAATAATGGTGTCCAGCGTAGAGAGAGACACGCCTTCCTCGCCCTGTGTCTTCCCTATCTCTCCTCCCAAGACGCACCCCGACACTTTGCAATCCAGTCAACTATTCAGGTGCAAGTCGCTACAGGTCAAAGGTTACTTGGCAGTGCACTCTGCGTATACTTTAAATAATCAAGGAATCAACTTAAGTAATCAAGGAGCATCATACGTTCTTGTGAAGATATCGTACCTTGTTATCATCTCAGTTTGAGATGTGTTGAGCAACATCAGGTCTATTACGCCAAGAACGGTGATATGTCGACTGTGCAGTGTGTCAACATTGCAAACACGTTGTACTGAGCAGTGTTGACGGCTTCTTAAGTGCTGAGCACACTGAGTTGCCTCATATCCCTCCGTCTCAATTTATAGGTCAATAAAACATTTCAATTTCAAAATCTGTTCTATCTCAATTGGTTATTGCGATAACGTAATACTGTAATGTTGGTGAGGTTATCAACCCAGCTGGTGACGTGTGTGTAATAAATCGTGTATTCTAGTGTGTGGCATTTGTCCCCCCAGAGATCCAGTTAACTATGCCTGGGGGCTTCAGGCACCCCTCAGTTCTGAGAGGTACTGTTTACGATACTGGTGATACATCACACATCATCACCTGCTTTattttgaccagatcacacactagaaggtgaagggacgacgacgtttcggtccgtcctggaccattctcaagtcgattgtgagaatggtccaggacggaccgaaacgttgtcgttccttcactttctagtgtgtggtctggtcaacatatttcaactacgttattgtgactcaacggCTGTATCACCTGGTTTACTTATCTTTACTTCTCTATACTTATATCCATCGCTTGAGTGACAGTCACTCACCCAGGCACTCTATAATGCTCTAAATTATCCATCTCTGTATATCTGTATCTCTGaactaaaacccaggggccagattctcgaagcagttacgcaagcacttacaaacctataCATctattcttaatctttggcggctttgtttacaattattaaacagttaatgagctccgaagcaccaggaggctgtttataacaataacaacagttgattggcaagttttcatgcttgtaaactgtttaataaatgtaaccaaagccgtcaaagattgaggaaagatgtgcacgttcgtaagtgcttgcgtaactgcttcgtgaatctggctccaggattTTATAGGACTGGGATAAAAATTATTTCATTCATTTTAGTAGCAGtaacttttttttgttttatttatctCGGCTCATATTAAAAGCCAGGCCAAAGCTCTTGCTTTATTACCCACTTTTTTGTTAAGCGTTTACTTTATTAAAGTAATAAGACCGGATggaacaggaggcctggtcgacgaccgggccgcggggacactaagccccggaagcacctcaaggtagccaagTGTTAAGTGTCACTTATATTAGAGGGCTAAGCTGGAGCCATACCTGCTCCCTAGACTAGTCATTGTAGCGAGTTTACTGGATTTATTAGTTGCGATTAGTGGCTGTATAATACAATACCTAAGTGATGTTTTCCCAGATGGAAGACCGGATGGAACAGTTTTCCCAGATGGAAGACCGGATGGAACAGTTTTCCCAGATGGAAGACCGGATGGAACAGTTTTCCCAGATGGAAGACCGGATGGAACAGTTTTCCCAGATGGAAGACCGGATGGAACAGTGTTCCCAGATGGAAGACCGGATGGAACAGTTTTCCCAGATGGAAGACCGGATGGAACAGTTTTCCCAGATGGAAGACCGGATGGAACAGTTTTCCCAGATGGAAGACCGGATGGAACAGTTTTCCCAGATGGAAGACCGGATGGAACAGTTTTCCCAGATGGAAGACCGGATGGAACAGTTTTCCCAGATGGAAGACCGGATGGAACAGTTTTCCCAGATGGAAGACCGGATGGAACAGTGTTCCCAGATGGAAGACCGGATGGAACAGTGTTCCCAGATGAAAGACCGGATGGAACAGACCATCCGAGAGAACGGCAGTGTTCAAGACATGAGTGAACGTGCATCTTGTCTAAAGCGTTTTGCTGCCAACGTATCAGATTTGTATTCTGTATGTTATAAAACCTAAACTATGGGCTGAATTAGCGCTAACTGGCAGTATATTGTCATTAGGAAGAGTGAAACTACTGCAGGGCGTCAgtgtgtcttgtgttaaaaggtgGTCGCCTTACGGTTGTCTTAGAACGTTGAGACCTTTGCATACAACAGTTAGGACTCGAGTCTTCTATAGCTCTTAAGACTGTTGATGTACAGGGTCTAGGTAAGATGGGTTTGAGACTCAAGGCCAGTCCTCTTGTATAGTTCACTGTCTTGTCCAGTATGTCAAGACCGGATGGAACAGTTTTCTCAGATGGAAGACCGGATGGAACAGTTTTCCCAGACGGAAGACCGGATGGAACAGTTTTCCCAGATGGAAGACCGGATGGAACAGTGTTCCCAGATGGAAGACCGGATGGAACAGTTTTCCCAGACACAAGACCCGATGGAACAGTTTTCCCAGATGAAAGACCGGATGGAACAGTTTTCCCAGACGCAAGACCTGATGGAACAGGGTTTTCCCAGATGGAAGACCGGATGGAACAGTTTTCCCAGACACAAGACCTGATGGAACAGTTTTCCCAGATGGAAGACCGGATGGAACAGTTTTCCCAGACGCAAGACCTGATGGAACAGGGTTTTCCCAGATGGAAGACCGGATGGAACAGTTTTCCCAGACACAAGACCTGATGGAACAGTTTTCCCAGATGGAAGACCGGATGGAACAGTTTTCCCAGACGCAAGACCTGATGGAACAGGGTTTTCCCAGATGGAAGACCGGATGGAACAGTTTTCCCAGACACAAGACCTGATGGAACAGTGTTCCCAGATGGAAGACGGGATGGAACAGTGTTCCCAGATGGAAGACGGGATGGAACAGTGTTCCCAGATGGAAGACCCGATGGAACAGTGTTCCCAGATGGAAGACCGGATGGAACAGTTTTCCCAGATGAAAGACTGGATGGAACAGTTTTCCCAGATGAAAGACTGGATGGAACAGTGTTCCCAGATGGAAGACCCGATGGAACAGTGTTCCCAGATGAAAGACCGGATGGAACAGTGTTCCCAGACGCAAGACCTGATGGAACAGTGTTCCCAGATGGAAGACCGGATGGAACAGTTTTCCCAGATGAAAGACTGGATGGAACAGTTTTCCCAGATGAAAGACTGGATGGAACAGTTTTCCCAGACACAAGACCCGATGGAACAGTTTTCCCAGATGAAAGACCGGATGGAACAGTGTTCCCAGACGCAAGACCTGATGGAACAGTGTTCCCAGATGAAAGACCGGATGGAACAGTGTTCCCAGACGCAAGACCTGATGGAACAGGGTTTTCCCAGATGAAAGACCGGATGGAACAGACCATCCGAGAGAACGGCAGTGTTCAAGACATGAGTGAACGTGCATCTTGTCTAAAGCGTTTTGCTGCCAACGTTGTAAATCATGTCGAGTTGCTTCTTAAAGTTGACCCTTCGGCTGCCGCCTTACATGCGCTCTCCAGCACGTGCTTCGCCCTCGTAAGACCAAGTGTCACCCCTCAAGATGTCTACTTCATCTACGAAAGTAGATGAAGTAGATCACTCGATAGATATATCATTGTATCCAATGCTTATAATCAGTTGTTTTAGGAGAATCGTTATATCCCATATCTGGGACATAACGTCTAACGTTACGTCTCTGGCTTGCCTCGGCCGGATATACCAGGCCAGTATAACGATATATCTCCGAGCCGAGAGGGAGTGGGGTAAGCTCCTTATTATACCAGCATGCCGTAAGCTTATTAAATTCGGAGCGTCTGTAATGAAAACTTAACTTGGAAGACTGGAGTCAGGATGCTAGCGAAGGCGCTTTAAGATGCTCCCCCACGATCCTCAAGCAGCCTCCCCGCGAAGCAACCAGATTAGGCAAAAGAAATACTGGAGGAAATCAAGTCCTGGGAAATGCAATGTTCGCGAAAATCATGGTCTGTGAGATCCGCTATTCAGGGCCTTCCCGGTCCAAGCAGATTAAATATTAAACTTGCCCGAGtatagagagtgtgtgtgtgtggggggagggatgggggggggggagagggaggggggaggggggaggggggggagggatagtaaagaaatcgtcaaatatggactCAATTTATTGCAGGAAACAATGGTTATTAATTATGATCTTGGTTAGGGTGTAAATAATGTGAGCaaaatacagagacagagagagagagagacagagagacagggagggacagagagacacagagacagggagcgacagagagagacacaaagacagggagagacagagagagacacagagacagaaagagacaaagagagacacagagacagagagagaagggatgtgTCGATATAAGTTCGGGTGCCGTATAAGTTCCCATATATTACCATTATTTCTCCTTATTTCTTTAGTATTGGATTTCCTTTTGGTGGAAAGAAGCCGGGTCCAGCCGGATGCTACAGCGGAGAGAATTAGCTCTTGGGCTCCGGAGCTCGACCTCGACCCCGAAGCTCAACCTCGACCCCGAAGCTTCAATGATACCCCCAGAAGACAACACTTCGAGCTTCGTCTATCAAACAACTTTCCATACCCGCGTGCCCCGTACCCACCTCTCAGTAATCCATACCTGCGTGCCCCCGTACCCACCTCTCAGTAATCCATACCCGCGTCCCCCGTACCCACTTTAAGGTTCAGAAGTAGAAACAGTCCCCGTTTAGGGCCTGACATTTCAGAACGGGAGGACAGGTCTTGGTGGCACGGTAAAATCTGTGTCCAGGGAACAGTAGAAGGTCGGGGGTTAGTGGAGTGAACAGGTGGGGATAGGCAGGGGGGAAGATAATTAACAACAGAAGGGGATAGGCACGAGGGAAGATAGCTAACAACAGAAGGGGATAGCCAGGAGAGAAGATAACTAACAACAGAAGAGGGTAGGCACGAGGGAAGATAACTAACAACAGAAGGGGATAGGCACGAGGGAAGATAACTAACAACAGAAGGGGATAGGCACGAGGGAAGATAACTAACAACAGAAGGGGGTAAAAGGGAAGAGAGATAACTAACGGTAagttagaagaggggaagagaatTAGCAGGGAGAAAGGAGGGAAcat
Proteins encoded in this window:
- the LOC123750756 gene encoding sericin-2-like: MVTTLRKSWAEIFSINATYGSRGGKSPAGSSRLQQAPAGSSRLQQAPAGSSRLQQAPAGSSRLQQAPADSSKLQQAPAGSSRLQQAPAGSSKLQQASAGSSKLQQAPAGSSKLQQAPASSSRLQQAPASSSRLQQAPAGSSKLQQAPASSSRLQQAPAGSSKLQQAPADSSKLQQAPAGSSRLQQAPASSSKLQQAPAGSSKLQQAPAGSSKLQQAPAGSSRLQQAPAGSSRLQQAPAGSSKLQQAPAGSSRLQQAPASSSRLQQALAGSSKLQQAPAGS
- the LOC138358090 gene encoding variable charge X-linked protein 3B-like gives rise to the protein MEQFSQMEDRMEQFSQMEDRMEQFSQMEDRMEQFSQMEDRMEQCSQMEDRMEQFSQMEDRMEQFSQMEDRMEQFSQMEDRMEQFSQMEDRMEQFSQMEDRMEQFSQMEDRMEQFSQMEDRMEQCSQMEDRMEQCSQMKDRMEQTIRENGSVQDMSERASCLKRFAANVSDLYSVCYKT
- the LOC138358091 gene encoding variable charge X-linked protein 3B-like; this encodes MEQFSQTQDLMEQCSQMEDGMEQCSQMEDGMEQCSQMEDPMEQCSQMEDRMEQFSQMKDWMEQFSQMKDWMEQCSQMEDPMEQCSQMKDRMEQCSQTQDLMEQCSQMEDRMEQFSQMKDWMEQFSQMKDWMEQFSQTQDPMEQFSQMKDRMEQCSQTQDLMEQCSQMKDRMEQCSQTQDLMEQGFPR